Proteins co-encoded in one Corynebacterium lujinxingii genomic window:
- a CDS encoding HNH endonuclease signature motif containing protein — MNFTTFLSAGVGVLADFSRDAALAAGLSTTRIRDLARVHDVYYGPTQFTRKQADALVLADGMPLDQLVHLEKKLAAVPSAAERWRIRLELLRHRGSFRALSKRIAKLIDDPTPPPKPACRFSRSRGGMRTMTMTYNERDLADLEHMLRAAISDDEPAAAQLADALFRVLRDGSALPRTTFRPMILVPVHDYLRIMGGAGDDVQLMLTDGTTMTGAEFLQQEFGDVLEVAAFHPQDGAVNLYRGERFANAKQRTLSKLMSPGCAFPDCRHSAETTQTHHMQAWKHGGMTNMDNLTELCAYHNGVNDDDRWLGWRGHIDTRGGRIRWIAPNGAEVATVTGAMEVLFG, encoded by the coding sequence ATGAACTTCACGACATTTCTTTCCGCAGGCGTTGGCGTGCTCGCCGACTTCTCCCGCGACGCCGCGCTCGCAGCTGGCTTATCGACGACACGCATCCGCGACCTCGCCCGCGTCCACGACGTGTATTACGGCCCCACGCAGTTCACGCGCAAACAGGCCGACGCGCTCGTGCTTGCCGACGGCATGCCGCTCGACCAACTCGTCCACCTGGAGAAGAAACTTGCAGCGGTGCCGTCGGCGGCGGAGCGGTGGCGCATCCGGTTGGAGCTGCTGCGGCACCGCGGGTCGTTTCGGGCGCTGTCGAAGCGCATCGCGAAGCTTATCGACGACCCCACCCCGCCGCCGAAACCCGCCTGCCGGTTTAGCCGCTCGCGGGGTGGCATGCGCACCATGACAATGACCTATAACGAGCGCGACCTGGCCGACCTGGAGCACATGCTGCGAGCTGCGATCTCCGACGACGAGCCGGCCGCCGCGCAACTGGCTGACGCGCTGTTTCGCGTGCTTCGCGACGGCTCCGCGCTGCCGCGCACCACGTTCCGCCCGATGATCCTGGTGCCGGTGCACGACTACCTTCGCATCATGGGCGGCGCCGGCGACGACGTGCAGTTGATGCTCACCGACGGCACCACGATGACCGGCGCGGAGTTTCTGCAACAGGAATTCGGCGACGTGCTCGAGGTCGCCGCGTTCCACCCGCAGGACGGCGCTGTAAACCTGTACCGGGGCGAGCGGTTTGCCAACGCGAAGCAGCGCACTTTGTCGAAGTTGATGTCGCCGGGCTGCGCGTTTCCCGACTGCCGGCACAGCGCCGAAACCACGCAAACCCACCACATGCAGGCCTGGAAACACGGCGGGATGACCAACATGGACAACCTGACCGAATTGTGCGCCTACCACAACGGCGTCAACGACGACGACCGGTGGCTCGGGTGGCGCGGCCACATCGACACCCGCGGCGGGCGCATCCGGTGGATCGCGCCGAACGGGGCCGAAGTGGCCACCGTCACCGGCGCGATGGAGGTGCTGTTCGGCTAA
- a CDS encoding hemolysin family protein produces the protein MTLTLTFAAVTVVALLLSGLLGSIESALAPISRARVEGMVKDEEAGAQALLRVVDNRANHVNTLVLLRTVLDVLAAVSAALVAMDLISATGWAIAVAVVVVTLLQFSIIGVFARTAGKRNPYTISLKAAQGLHVFQTVLGPVAKLLIWVGNLFHPGDDFRDGPYATEVELREMVEVAQEKGVVETSEGRMIQNIFDLASTNARQVMVPRPEMVWIEGEKRARQATALMVRSGHSRVPVIGENVDEIIGVAYLKDMFTERGAPIDPDTPLPAVMREPLFIPDSKPLDVLLREMQRDNTHIALLIDEFGTVAGLLTMEDLLEEIVGEITDEYDEDEEAPIEEVEPGKFRVQARLPLDDLVDYLADHLDYELEYSEEVVDNVDTVAGLLSYELGRVPLPGASILRDGIRYTAEGGRDRRGLVKTRTVLVSVN, from the coding sequence GTGACGCTCACCCTCACCTTCGCAGCGGTGACCGTTGTCGCCCTGCTGCTCTCCGGCCTGCTCGGCTCCATCGAATCCGCCCTGGCCCCCATCTCCCGCGCCCGCGTCGAGGGCATGGTCAAAGACGAGGAGGCGGGGGCGCAGGCGCTGCTGCGTGTCGTCGATAATCGCGCGAACCACGTCAACACGCTTGTGCTGCTGCGCACCGTGCTCGACGTGCTCGCCGCCGTGTCCGCAGCACTCGTGGCGATGGACCTCATCTCGGCGACGGGGTGGGCGATTGCGGTGGCGGTGGTCGTCGTCACGCTGTTGCAATTTTCCATCATCGGCGTGTTCGCGCGCACCGCGGGCAAGCGCAACCCGTACACCATCTCGCTCAAAGCCGCACAGGGGCTGCACGTGTTCCAGACGGTGCTCGGGCCGGTCGCGAAACTGCTCATCTGGGTGGGCAACCTGTTCCACCCCGGCGACGACTTCCGCGACGGGCCGTACGCCACTGAAGTCGAACTGCGCGAAATGGTCGAAGTCGCCCAGGAAAAGGGCGTGGTGGAAACCAGCGAAGGCCGCATGATCCAAAACATCTTCGACCTCGCCTCCACCAACGCGCGCCAAGTGATGGTGCCGCGGCCGGAAATGGTGTGGATCGAAGGCGAAAAACGCGCCCGCCAGGCCACCGCGCTCATGGTGCGCTCGGGGCATTCGCGCGTGCCGGTCATCGGCGAAAACGTCGACGAGATCATCGGCGTGGCCTACCTGAAAGACATGTTCACCGAACGCGGCGCGCCAATCGACCCGGACACGCCGCTGCCTGCCGTGATGCGCGAGCCGCTGTTCATCCCGGACTCGAAGCCGCTCGATGTGCTGCTGCGCGAAATGCAGCGCGACAACACGCACATCGCGTTGCTTATCGACGAATTCGGCACCGTCGCAGGCCTCCTCACCATGGAAGACCTGCTCGAGGAGATCGTCGGCGAGATTACCGACGAGTACGACGAGGACGAGGAAGCCCCCATCGAGGAGGTCGAGCCGGGGAAGTTCCGCGTGCAGGCGCGGCTGCCGCTCGACGACCTGGTGGACTACCTGGCGGACCACCTGGACTACGAGCTGGAGTACTCGGAGGAGGTCGTCGACAATGTGGACACCGTCGCCGGTCTGCTGTCCTACGAGCTGGGGCGCGTGCCGCTGCCGGGGGCGTCGATTCTGCGCGACGGCATCCGCTACACCGCGGAAGGGGGGAGGGATCGCCGCGGCCTGGTGAAGACGAGAACGGTGCTTGTGTCGGTGAACTAG
- the ybeY gene encoding rRNA maturation RNase YbeY has product MSIEVLNESGEAEVNEEMLIDVASYALRAMDVHPDTEATITLVDEPAMAGLHVRWMDLEGPTDVMSFPMDELTPGGGRPDADVPGPAMLGDIILCPAYDRKQAEMAGHDLAHEMALLTVHGVLHLLGYDHIEPQDEREMFALQNELLADWYDDLARRGVEYQPKPAGPHAFPSAADRDELDKLMKGTE; this is encoded by the coding sequence GTGAGCATTGAAGTCTTAAACGAGTCCGGCGAGGCCGAGGTCAACGAGGAGATGCTTATCGACGTCGCCTCCTACGCCCTGCGCGCCATGGACGTCCACCCCGATACCGAGGCGACGATCACGCTTGTCGACGAGCCCGCCATGGCCGGCCTCCACGTCCGCTGGATGGACCTGGAAGGGCCCACCGACGTGATGAGTTTCCCCATGGACGAACTCACCCCGGGCGGCGGGCGCCCCGACGCCGACGTCCCGGGACCTGCGATGTTGGGCGATATCATCTTGTGCCCGGCGTACGACCGCAAGCAGGCGGAGATGGCCGGCCACGATCTCGCCCACGAGATGGCGCTGCTCACCGTCCACGGGGTGCTGCACCTGCTCGGCTACGACCACATCGAACCCCAAGACGAGCGCGAAATGTTCGCGCTGCAAAACGAACTGCTCGCCGACTGGTACGACGACCTGGCCCGCCGCGGCGTCGAATACCAGCCGAAGCCGGCCGGCCCGCACGCGTTCCCGTCGGCCGCCGACCGCGACGAGTTAGACAAACTGATGAAGGGCACCGAGTGA
- a CDS encoding PhoH family protein, with protein MEEMVTRKVELDSAYAQSVLGINDDNLRVLDRYLDVEFHARGTTLSVRGEADQVAHALAVIEELESMARRGVPLGTDTVVEAVRIMEVEAPGSVAEILGEEIIARRGKVIRPKTAGQRRYVDAIDNNTITFGIGPAGSGKTYLAVAKAVQALQNKQVKRIILTRPAVEAGEKLGFLPGGLSEKIDPYLRPLYDSLRDMMDPEAIPKLIEAGIIEVAPLAYMRGRTLSDAFVILDEAQNTTGAQMKMFLTRLGFGSKMVVTGDTSQVDLPRGTVSGLRVARRILADIDDISFQEMRADDVVRHHLISRIVAAYDRHDAQNALRYEKRQQKIEAEREAEAAE; from the coding sequence ATGGAAGAAATGGTCACGCGCAAGGTCGAGCTTGATTCCGCCTACGCGCAGTCCGTCCTCGGCATCAACGACGACAACCTGCGGGTGCTCGACCGTTACCTGGACGTGGAGTTCCACGCCCGCGGCACCACCTTGTCCGTGCGGGGCGAGGCGGATCAGGTCGCGCATGCGCTCGCCGTGATCGAGGAGTTGGAGTCCATGGCGCGCCGCGGGGTGCCGCTCGGCACCGACACCGTCGTGGAGGCGGTGCGAATCATGGAGGTCGAGGCCCCCGGCTCCGTCGCGGAGATTCTGGGCGAGGAGATCATCGCCCGCCGCGGCAAGGTGATCCGCCCGAAGACGGCTGGTCAACGTCGTTACGTGGACGCGATCGACAACAACACCATCACGTTCGGCATCGGCCCTGCCGGTTCCGGCAAGACGTACCTTGCAGTGGCCAAGGCGGTGCAAGCGCTGCAGAACAAGCAGGTCAAACGCATCATTTTGACGCGCCCCGCGGTGGAGGCCGGCGAGAAGCTCGGGTTTTTGCCCGGTGGCCTGTCGGAGAAGATCGACCCGTACCTGCGCCCGCTGTATGACTCGCTGCGCGACATGATGGACCCGGAAGCCATCCCGAAGCTCATCGAGGCCGGCATCATCGAGGTCGCCCCGCTGGCGTACATGCGCGGGCGCACGCTGTCGGACGCGTTCGTCATCCTCGACGAGGCGCAAAACACCACCGGCGCGCAGATGAAAATGTTCCTCACCCGCTTAGGTTTCGGCTCGAAGATGGTGGTCACCGGCGACACGTCCCAGGTGGATCTGCCGCGCGGCACCGTCTCGGGCCTGCGTGTGGCGCGGCGCATCCTCGCTGATATCGACGACATCTCGTTCCAGGAGATGCGTGCCGACGACGTCGTGCGCCACCACCTCATCTCCCGTATCGTGGCCGCCTACGACCGCCACGACGCCCAAAACGCGCTGCGCTACGAAAAGCGACAGCAAAAGATCGAAGCCGAGCGAGAGGCGGAGGCAGCCGAGTGA
- a CDS encoding 16S rRNA (uracil(1498)-N(3))-methyltransferase: MSLPYFLSDDPTSGILTGPEAKHANVKRIQPGERIMLTDGRGTQAEVVVERVAGDRVEGVVDKQTFVERPTPRVTVVQAVPKGERAELAVDLAVQGGADEIVPWISHRTIARWPANKQAKQVAKWRSQAVASAKQARRAWVPEVREPVTTNQLSEMLPEGSLVLHEDAAVPLREVEFGDDVWLIVGPEGGIGADELELLGAQAVKLGPEVLRTATAAFAALSAIGALTTRW, translated from the coding sequence ATGAGCCTGCCGTACTTTCTTAGCGACGACCCCACCTCCGGCATCCTCACCGGCCCCGAAGCCAAGCACGCGAACGTCAAGCGCATCCAGCCCGGCGAGCGCATCATGCTCACCGACGGCCGCGGCACCCAGGCCGAAGTCGTCGTGGAGCGGGTGGCGGGCGACCGGGTGGAGGGGGTCGTCGATAAGCAAACGTTCGTAGAGCGCCCCACGCCGCGCGTGACGGTTGTGCAGGCAGTCCCGAAGGGCGAGCGCGCCGAACTCGCCGTGGATCTTGCGGTGCAGGGCGGGGCGGATGAGATCGTGCCGTGGATTTCGCACCGCACGATCGCGCGCTGGCCGGCGAATAAGCAGGCGAAACAGGTGGCGAAATGGCGCTCGCAGGCCGTGGCCAGCGCGAAGCAGGCCCGCCGTGCGTGGGTGCCCGAGGTGCGCGAGCCCGTGACGACGAACCAACTGTCCGAAATGCTCCCTGAAGGCTCTCTTGTGCTCCACGAAGACGCCGCCGTACCGCTGCGCGAGGTGGAGTTCGGTGACGACGTGTGGCTCATCGTCGGGCCCGAAGGCGGCATCGGCGCAGACGAACTCGAGCTGCTCGGCGCTCAGGCGGTGAAGTTGGGCCCGGAGGTCCTGCGCACCGCAACGGCCGCATTTGCCGCGTTGAGCGCGATCGGCGCGCTGACTACCCGCTGGTAG
- the dnaJ gene encoding molecular chaperone DnaJ, protein MARDYYGILGVDKDATEQEIKKAYRKLARKYHPDVNPSEEAAEKFAEIAAAQEVLLDPQKRSIVDRGGDPMEARGGMGGAAGFGGGLGDIFEAFFGGGGGGARQPRSRVQPGNDALLRTSITLAQAYSGIKQDISVDTAVLCDKCHGSGSKSESKPVTCDVCQGQGAVQEMQQSFLGNVMTTRECPKCHGYGEVITDPCTQCAGDGRVRATRDLVVNIPAGINSGMRIRMADQGEVGHGGGPAGDLYVEVHVEPHPVFVRENNDLHVRLTVPMYDAALGTELSVENLDGAQTAIKVPGGTQPGDRVVLSGEGMPRLRQEGAGDMIAHVEVTVPTALTNDERATLEDLRDGHPDNPAVQSEGESHDGFFSRMRDRFRR, encoded by the coding sequence ATGGCTCGCGATTACTACGGCATCCTCGGCGTGGACAAGGATGCCACGGAGCAGGAGATCAAAAAGGCGTACCGCAAACTCGCGCGCAAGTACCACCCGGACGTCAACCCGTCCGAGGAGGCCGCCGAGAAGTTCGCGGAGATCGCGGCAGCGCAAGAAGTGCTGCTGGACCCGCAGAAGCGCTCGATCGTCGACCGGGGCGGCGACCCCATGGAGGCCCGCGGCGGCATGGGCGGCGCGGCCGGCTTCGGCGGCGGCTTGGGCGACATCTTCGAGGCGTTCTTCGGCGGCGGTGGCGGCGGGGCGCGCCAGCCACGTTCGCGTGTGCAGCCGGGCAACGACGCACTGCTGCGCACCTCGATCACGCTCGCGCAGGCCTACTCGGGCATCAAGCAGGACATCTCCGTCGACACGGCGGTGTTGTGCGACAAGTGCCACGGCTCCGGGTCCAAGTCCGAGTCCAAGCCTGTCACCTGCGACGTGTGCCAGGGCCAGGGCGCGGTGCAGGAGATGCAGCAGTCGTTTTTGGGCAACGTCATGACCACCCGCGAGTGCCCGAAGTGCCACGGCTACGGCGAAGTGATCACCGACCCGTGCACCCAGTGCGCCGGCGACGGCCGCGTGCGCGCCACCCGCGACCTGGTGGTCAACATCCCGGCCGGCATCAACTCCGGCATGCGCATCCGCATGGCGGACCAGGGCGAGGTCGGCCACGGCGGTGGCCCGGCCGGCGACCTGTACGTCGAGGTGCACGTCGAGCCGCACCCGGTGTTCGTGCGCGAGAACAACGACCTGCACGTGCGCCTGACGGTGCCGATGTACGACGCGGCGCTCGGCACCGAACTGTCTGTGGAAAACCTCGACGGGGCTCAGACCGCCATCAAGGTGCCCGGCGGCACTCAGCCGGGCGACCGCGTGGTGCTTTCCGGTGAGGGCATGCCGCGCCTGCGCCAGGAGGGTGCTGGCGACATGATCGCGCATGTCGAGGTCACCGTGCCCACCGCGCTGACCAACGACGAGCGCGCCACCCTCGAAGATCTTCGCGACGGCCACCCGGACAACCCCGCCGTCCAGTCGGAGGGCGAGTCGCACGACGGCTTCTTCTCCCGCATGCGCGACCGCTTCCGCCGATGA
- the pdxY gene encoding pyridoxal kinase PdxY — translation MSNILSIQSAVAFGHVGNSAAVFPLQRIGHEVWPVYTVNYSNHTGYGAWEGPIIPAADVAAVLRGIRDRDAFPLIDAALTGYQASPEIGDVIVDAVTEIKAANPDALYACDPVMGSATSGCFVPDAVPPMFREKVVPAADIITPNQFELGYLTERDVTDLDSTLAAVDAAREIGPSTVLVTSVNRPETPEDAIEMIAVDDNGKWIVRTPRIPAKRNGSGDVTAALFTGHYLRGRDAKDALAKTASSVYDLLRVTYEADATELKLVEAQDFYAEPRMQFSVEAL, via the coding sequence ATGAGCAATATTCTCTCCATCCAGTCCGCCGTCGCGTTTGGCCATGTTGGCAACTCGGCGGCGGTCTTTCCGTTGCAGCGCATCGGCCACGAGGTGTGGCCGGTCTACACCGTGAACTACTCCAACCACACCGGCTACGGCGCGTGGGAGGGCCCGATCATTCCGGCCGCCGACGTCGCCGCCGTGTTGCGCGGTATCCGCGACCGCGACGCATTCCCGCTTATCGACGCCGCCCTCACCGGCTACCAGGCATCCCCCGAAATCGGCGACGTGATCGTCGACGCCGTCACCGAGATCAAGGCCGCGAACCCGGATGCGCTCTACGCCTGCGACCCGGTGATGGGCTCTGCAACGTCGGGGTGCTTTGTGCCGGATGCGGTGCCGCCGATGTTTAGGGAGAAGGTCGTGCCGGCAGCGGACATCATCACGCCGAACCAGTTCGAGTTGGGCTACCTCACCGAACGAGACGTCACCGACCTCGATTCCACCCTGGCAGCTGTCGACGCCGCGCGCGAAATAGGCCCGTCGACCGTCCTGGTTACCTCGGTGAACCGCCCGGAAACACCGGAGGACGCCATCGAGATGATCGCGGTCGACGACAACGGTAAATGGATCGTGCGCACCCCGCGCATCCCGGCGAAGCGTAACGGCTCCGGCGACGTCACCGCAGCGCTGTTTACCGGCCACTACCTGCGCGGCCGGGACGCGAAGGACGCGCTCGCCAAGACCGCCTCGTCGGTCTACGACCTGCTGCGCGTGACCTACGAGGCGGACGCAACCGAGCTCAAGCTTGTCGAAGCGCAGGACTTTTACGCCGAACCACGCATGCAGTTCAGCGTCGAAGCGCTCTAG